Proteins encoded in a region of the Pseudomonas syringae KCTC 12500 genome:
- a CDS encoding glycosyltransferase, with protein sequence MPRQTTLVTLTYGDRFSYLHTLISRSLESPLIGRVIVVSNASTAPLQALCDKWPDRVQVIWLPHNTGSANGYSVGINAALQTGDDCIWLMDDDNAPTAHAIEALHRSLRERQLLDGQDNCAVLGFRPTHQADIAAGVPLQYAIQRRSSFFGFHIAQLPYKIWRRLPWGQPDATRLMPERVQLPFATYGGLLAHRSLYEKIGLPLDALKLYSDDSEYTWRITDGGGKLFLVPDARLDDLEDSWNIKARTRNVYESYLLGGSDLRAYYAARNQAWFDKHVWAASTLSYRLNRRVFLCLLNLYAWRHDAAQRLDLLNDAIREGEAGRLGLNRAYPL encoded by the coding sequence ATGCCGCGCCAGACCACCCTGGTGACGCTCACCTATGGTGACCGTTTCAGCTATTTGCACACCCTGATCAGCCGCTCGCTGGAAAGCCCGCTGATCGGCCGCGTGATCGTTGTCAGCAATGCTTCCACCGCGCCGCTGCAAGCGCTGTGCGATAAGTGGCCCGATCGGGTTCAGGTGATCTGGCTACCGCACAACACCGGCTCGGCCAATGGCTACTCGGTGGGCATCAACGCCGCGCTGCAAACCGGAGACGACTGCATCTGGCTGATGGACGACGATAACGCACCGACCGCGCATGCCATCGAGGCATTGCATCGATCCTTGCGTGAACGGCAACTCCTCGACGGCCAGGACAACTGCGCGGTGCTCGGCTTTCGCCCCACGCATCAAGCCGACATCGCCGCAGGTGTGCCACTGCAATACGCAATCCAGCGGCGCTCAAGCTTCTTCGGCTTTCACATCGCCCAGTTGCCTTACAAGATCTGGCGACGCCTGCCGTGGGGACAGCCCGATGCGACCCGGCTGATGCCGGAACGCGTGCAACTGCCCTTTGCCACTTACGGCGGGCTGCTTGCCCATCGCAGCCTTTACGAAAAGATCGGCCTGCCACTGGATGCTCTCAAGCTGTACAGCGATGACAGCGAATACACCTGGCGCATCACCGACGGTGGCGGAAAGCTGTTTCTGGTGCCCGATGCGCGGCTGGATGATCTGGAAGACTCCTGGAACATCAAGGCACGGACCCGCAATGTCTATGAAAGCTACCTGCTGGGCGGGTCGGATCTGCGCGCCTACTACGCAGCGCGTAATCAGGCCTGGTTCGACAAACATGTCTGGGCAGCTTCCACGCTCAGCTATCGGCTCAATCGCCGGGTGTTTCTCTGCCTGCTGAACCTGTATGCCTGGCGCCATGACGCGGCCCAGCGTCTGGACCTGCTCAACGACGCCATTCGCGAAGGCGAAGCCGGCAGGCTGGGCCTGAACAGGGCCTACCCACTATGA
- a CDS encoding polysaccharide biosynthesis tyrosine autokinase — translation MTVMNHPSLNFQADSRIDLATVLRMLFDHKTLILWTVGVFFLIGLGYAILATPVYQATAMIQIEPRKIGIEGTPEVSAKPLSVSQATTEIELIKSRALLGKVVDDLQLNRLQTPDLFPVIGAYLYRTFKPARDGELAQPLFGLTQYAWGGEKIEVFQLEVPEHLLGERLTLTAGKPGQFSLYDSEHNLLLGGAINRVVEGHGIKIQVATLQARPGTDFTVSRQRTLSTALIYQNRLKIAEAGRDSGIIYLSIEDQDAQRANRILDEVSHLYVRQNVERSSAEAAQRLQFLRSQLPAVRKQLEESETALNTFQTSARSVDLSIETKGVLDQVVSLDSMLSELKLKRVELERLYTREHPTYRSLMSQMNQLEQQRQGLLKKIDALPMTQQELLRLTRDMQVISQTYTLMLNKSQEQDILRAGNIGNVRVIDNADTNVERPVKPMKTLIVLIATLLGALVAMTMVFVRQAFYRGVESAEIIENLGMPVYASLPYSRQQEHLDKRDHAGQESKLLSIAAPAELAIESLRSLRTSLHFAMLEARNNVLMISSPTPGAGKSFVSSNLATIIAQTGKRVLLIDADMRKGYLHRLLGLQPKHGLSDTLAARLRCTEVINTTRVRHLDFISCGFAAPNPSELLMHDNFHKMLAELSPLYDLILIDTPPILAVTDATLVGRQAGTCLLVARFGMTTVQEIEASKRRLGQNGILIKGAIFNAVVRKATTSDYDCAAYGYNYHPAPR, via the coding sequence ATGACCGTCATGAACCATCCTTCCCTGAATTTCCAAGCGGACTCCCGGATCGATCTGGCAACAGTCCTGCGGATGCTGTTCGATCACAAGACCCTGATCCTGTGGACCGTCGGCGTGTTTTTCCTGATCGGCCTGGGCTATGCCATTCTGGCCACACCGGTGTATCAGGCCACCGCCATGATTCAGATAGAGCCTCGGAAAATCGGCATCGAGGGCACGCCGGAAGTCAGTGCCAAGCCACTCTCGGTGTCGCAGGCGACCACCGAGATCGAGCTGATCAAGTCCCGCGCGCTGCTGGGCAAGGTCGTCGACGATCTGCAGCTCAATAGGCTCCAGACACCTGATTTGTTTCCTGTGATCGGTGCTTATCTGTATCGCACCTTCAAGCCCGCACGCGACGGTGAACTGGCGCAGCCTTTATTCGGCCTGACCCAATATGCGTGGGGCGGCGAAAAAATAGAGGTATTCCAACTGGAAGTGCCGGAGCACCTGCTGGGTGAAAGGCTCACCCTGACCGCAGGCAAACCCGGCCAGTTCTCGCTCTACGACAGCGAACACAATCTGCTGCTCGGCGGTGCGATCAATCGCGTGGTCGAGGGCCACGGAATCAAGATCCAGGTCGCTACGTTGCAGGCACGGCCTGGTACCGATTTCACTGTCTCCAGACAGCGCACGCTAAGCACCGCGCTGATCTATCAGAACCGCCTGAAGATCGCCGAGGCCGGCAGGGACTCGGGCATCATCTACCTGTCGATCGAGGACCAGGACGCACAACGGGCCAACCGGATTCTCGATGAGGTCAGCCATCTGTATGTACGTCAGAACGTCGAGCGCAGTTCTGCCGAGGCCGCCCAGCGCCTGCAGTTCTTGCGCTCGCAGTTACCCGCCGTACGCAAGCAGCTCGAGGAATCGGAAACCGCGCTGAACACCTTCCAGACCAGCGCCCGATCGGTGGACCTGAGTATCGAAACCAAGGGGGTGCTTGACCAGGTGGTCAGTCTTGACTCGATGCTGTCCGAACTGAAACTCAAACGCGTCGAACTGGAGCGGCTGTATACCCGTGAGCACCCGACCTATCGCAGCCTGATGAGCCAGATGAACCAACTGGAACAACAGCGCCAGGGCCTGCTGAAAAAAATCGACGCGCTGCCCATGACTCAGCAAGAGTTGTTGCGTCTGACCCGCGATATGCAGGTCATCAGCCAGACCTACACACTGATGCTCAACAAAAGCCAGGAGCAGGACATTCTGCGCGCCGGCAACATCGGCAATGTACGGGTCATCGACAACGCCGACACCAATGTCGAAAGACCCGTCAAACCGATGAAAACGCTGATTGTGCTGATTGCCACGCTGCTCGGCGCACTGGTGGCGATGACCATGGTTTTCGTGCGTCAGGCGTTCTATCGCGGCGTAGAAAGCGCCGAGATCATTGAAAATCTGGGCATGCCAGTCTACGCGTCGCTGCCCTACTCGCGTCAACAGGAGCATCTGGACAAGCGCGACCATGCTGGCCAGGAGTCGAAGCTGCTGAGCATCGCCGCGCCCGCCGAGCTGGCGATCGAGTCATTGCGCAGTCTGCGCACAAGCCTGCACTTCGCCATGCTTGAAGCGCGCAACAACGTGTTGATGATATCCAGCCCGACACCGGGTGCAGGCAAGTCTTTTGTGTCGAGCAATCTGGCGACCATCATTGCCCAGACCGGCAAACGGGTCCTGCTGATCGATGCCGACATGCGCAAAGGCTACCTGCATCGCCTCCTCGGGCTGCAACCCAAACACGGGCTGTCCGACACACTGGCGGCGCGCCTGCGCTGTACCGAGGTCATCAACACCACCCGTGTCCGGCATCTGGATTTCATCTCCTGTGGTTTCGCCGCGCCCAACCCCTCGGAGCTGCTGATGCATGACAACTTCCACAAGATGCTTGCCGAACTGTCGCCGCTGTACGACCTGATTCTGATCGACACCCCGCCCATCCTCGCCGTGACCGATGCGACGCTGGTTGGCCGTCAGGCGGGCACTTGCCTGCTGGTGGCGCGCTTCGGCATGACCACCGTTCAGGAAATCGAAGCCAGCAAACGACGTTTGGGTCAGAACGGAATTCTGATCAAGGGCGCCATTTTCAACGCGGTGGTGCGCAAGGCCACGACCTCCGACTACGACTGCGCCGCCTACGGCTACAACTACCACCCCGCGCCTCGATAG
- the rfaH gene encoding transcription/translation regulatory transformer protein RfaH, with the protein MSHSDQDVRWYLIQTKPRQEARAEEHLRRQQFECYRPLQADVKKTGAKAQAGEPLFPGYLFIHMDQVQDNWYPIRSTRGVSRIVTFGGHPVPVRDHLIEQIRQRLATPAPKTQFTQGDAVLITHASWGDVEAIFLSEDGAQRAVILLNMLQRQQKVVLPISSLSRIEASA; encoded by the coding sequence ATGTCCCACTCCGACCAGGATGTCCGCTGGTACCTGATCCAGACCAAACCGCGGCAGGAAGCCCGCGCCGAAGAACATTTGCGGCGTCAGCAGTTCGAGTGCTATCGACCGTTACAGGCCGATGTAAAAAAAACCGGCGCGAAGGCTCAGGCCGGCGAGCCCTTGTTCCCCGGCTATCTGTTCATTCACATGGATCAGGTGCAGGACAACTGGTACCCGATTCGCTCCACCCGCGGCGTCTCGCGCATCGTGACCTTCGGTGGTCATCCGGTGCCGGTTCGGGATCATCTGATCGAGCAGATCCGCCAACGACTCGCCACACCCGCGCCGAAAACACAGTTTACCCAGGGCGACGCAGTGCTGATCACCCATGCCAGCTGGGGTGACGTCGAGGCCATCTTTCTGAGCGAAGACGGCGCGCAGCGCGCGGTGATCCTGCTCAATATGCTGCAACGCCAGCAAAAAGTGGTGCTGCCGATCAGCAGCCTGTCGCGAATCGAGGCGAGCGCCTAG
- a CDS encoding glycosyltransferase family 4 protein: MKILFINSLYAPDIGGGAEIILQRTVEGLQQRGHSVAVLATTDRPGLQLAEVNRVKVYRAGLLNHYWHFIAQRPGRLARFAWHWRDRYNAGMREYVERVMELEQPELVVCHNLTGWSVSAWDPITQANCPIVQVLHDFYLLCPASTMFRKGKSCQRQCTTCTRLRSHHAQQSEQVSAVVGVSRFMLDTLRAQDYFKHARGYVVHNASPFTPALREQPKALVDNAPLRFGYLGTLSTNKGLEWLIEQFQRLPFKATLQIAGRGQPSDEKRFRAMVTSPDISFVGFQRPEHFYRQIDVAVVPSLWNEPFGMVAVEACAHSLPVIASRMGGLTEIIQEPLNGLLCSPDDPDSLGLAMLKLHQQPELLARLGSQARSSVASLMNLDLMLDQYESIFAQTLQDRST, translated from the coding sequence ATGAAAATCCTTTTCATCAACAGCCTCTACGCGCCCGATATCGGCGGCGGCGCAGAAATCATTCTGCAGCGTACGGTCGAGGGCTTGCAGCAGCGCGGGCACAGCGTCGCGGTATTGGCCACCACTGACCGGCCTGGCCTGCAACTGGCGGAGGTCAACCGGGTCAAGGTCTATCGGGCCGGCCTGCTTAACCACTATTGGCACTTCATCGCCCAGCGTCCGGGCCGTCTGGCGCGCTTTGCCTGGCACTGGCGCGACCGCTACAACGCAGGCATGCGTGAGTACGTGGAGCGCGTGATGGAGCTGGAGCAGCCAGAACTGGTGGTGTGCCATAACCTGACGGGCTGGTCGGTCTCGGCATGGGACCCGATCACCCAGGCCAATTGCCCGATCGTGCAGGTGCTGCATGATTTCTACCTGCTGTGCCCGGCAAGCACGATGTTCAGAAAAGGCAAAAGCTGTCAGCGCCAGTGCACGACGTGCACACGGTTGCGCAGTCATCATGCACAACAGTCGGAACAGGTCAGCGCGGTGGTCGGCGTCAGCCGCTTCATGCTCGACACGCTGCGGGCGCAGGATTATTTCAAGCATGCCAGAGGCTATGTGGTGCATAACGCCAGCCCGTTTACGCCAGCGCTTCGCGAGCAGCCCAAAGCACTTGTCGATAACGCACCGTTGCGTTTCGGTTACCTGGGCACCCTGTCGACCAACAAGGGGCTGGAGTGGCTGATCGAGCAGTTCCAGCGCCTGCCGTTCAAAGCCACCTTGCAGATCGCCGGGCGCGGACAGCCATCCGATGAAAAGCGCTTCAGGGCCATGGTCACTTCCCCTGACATCAGCTTCGTCGGTTTTCAGAGGCCTGAGCATTTCTATCGCCAGATCGACGTGGCGGTTGTGCCTTCCCTGTGGAATGAGCCATTCGGCATGGTCGCGGTCGAGGCGTGCGCGCACTCGCTGCCGGTCATCGCCAGCCGCATGGGCGGGCTCACGGAAATCATTCAGGAACCGCTAAACGGCTTGCTGTGCAGCCCCGATGACCCTGACTCACTGGGGCTGGCGATGCTCAAGCTGCATCAGCAGCCCGAACTGCTGGCACGCCTCGGCAGCCAGGCACGCAGCAGCGTCGCGTCATTGATGAACCTGGACTTGATGCTGGACCAGTACGAAAGCATCTTCGCCCAGACCTTGCAGGATCGCAGCACGTAG
- a CDS encoding low molecular weight protein-tyrosine-phosphatase — protein sequence MFSSVLVLCVGNVCRSPMAVAMLHERLQATQVRIQSAGIAALSGSSIDPTAHAVLQSHRVQPRRHAARQMSRELLRQADLILLMEQAHFSDVLELAPEVRGKAFLIGKWQDPLDITDPYRRPASAFEQTYAQLSRCIDDWLPHFQSGATG from the coding sequence ATGTTCAGTAGTGTGCTGGTGTTGTGCGTCGGCAACGTCTGCCGCAGTCCGATGGCCGTGGCGATGCTGCATGAACGCCTGCAGGCCACGCAGGTGCGCATCCAGTCGGCAGGCATCGCCGCGTTGTCGGGTTCATCGATCGACCCGACGGCACATGCAGTGCTGCAGTCGCACCGGGTACAGCCCCGGCGGCATGCCGCTCGCCAGATGAGTCGCGAGCTGCTGCGTCAGGCCGACCTGATCCTGCTGATGGAGCAGGCGCATTTCTCCGACGTCCTCGAACTGGCCCCTGAAGTGCGCGGCAAAGCCTTTCTGATCGGCAAATGGCAGGACCCGCTCGACATCACCGACCCTTACCGGCGGCCCGCGTCAGCCTTCGAACAGACCTACGCGCAGCTCTCGCGCTGCATCGACGACTGGCTCCCTCATTTTCAGTCAGGAGCAACAGGATAA
- a CDS encoding glycosyltransferase family 2 protein, with protein MDDTVRNTEETCLAPPLLSIVCPAYNQEGFIAQTLDGLLSQQTDFRYEILINDDASTDATARIIAHYAERHPTIIRPFYQQINQYSQGRACVPGLFGEARGRYIAYCEADDYWTDPQKLQQQVDFLEAHADYVITYHDAFVFDDHGQYGVQLQGHLRADASALELQQARRLSTLTVCFRNVFSKMPPELSLCSAPLNDMCWWSLLGAYGKGKFMAGIKPAAYRVHPGGVFSMRSDKRKLHMNLQTCSSLANYYNRLGNQPLYQYFLMQTVCLSLAALPPRHKLQTLWKVAVNMIGNLRRRLPPATGKAHVQ; from the coding sequence ATGGACGACACTGTAAGAAATACCGAGGAAACCTGCCTGGCGCCGCCGCTGCTGAGCATCGTATGCCCCGCCTACAATCAGGAAGGCTTCATCGCCCAGACGCTGGACGGGCTTTTGTCACAGCAGACCGATTTCAGGTACGAAATCCTGATCAACGACGACGCCTCCACAGACGCTACCGCGCGCATCATTGCGCACTACGCCGAGCGGCATCCGACGATCATTCGGCCCTTCTATCAACAGATCAACCAGTACAGCCAGGGCAGAGCTTGTGTCCCGGGCCTGTTTGGCGAAGCGCGCGGTCGCTACATCGCCTACTGCGAAGCCGACGACTACTGGACCGATCCGCAAAAACTGCAGCAGCAAGTGGACTTTCTCGAAGCTCATGCGGATTACGTCATCACTTATCACGACGCGTTCGTCTTCGATGATCACGGCCAGTATGGAGTGCAATTGCAAGGCCACCTGCGCGCCGATGCCTCGGCGCTGGAGTTGCAACAGGCAAGACGCCTGTCGACCCTGACCGTCTGCTTTCGCAATGTGTTCAGCAAGATGCCACCCGAACTGAGCCTGTGCAGCGCACCATTGAACGATATGTGCTGGTGGTCGTTGCTGGGGGCCTACGGCAAGGGCAAGTTCATGGCCGGGATCAAGCCGGCCGCCTATCGCGTGCACCCTGGCGGGGTGTTTTCGATGCGCAGTGACAAACGCAAGTTGCACATGAACCTGCAGACCTGCTCAAGCCTGGCCAACTATTACAACCGCTTGGGCAATCAGCCGCTCTACCAGTATTTCCTGATGCAGACGGTGTGCCTGTCGCTGGCCGCACTCCCCCCCCGCCACAAACTGCAGACGCTGTGGAAAGTGGCGGTCAACATGATCGGCAATCTGCGCAGGCGCCTGCCGCCCGCCACTGGCAAAGCTCATGTTCAGTAG
- a CDS encoding glycosyltransferase family 4 protein, translated as MRIAIVHDWLVSYAGAERVLASLINVWPAADLFAVIDFLSDQDRAHLHGKVARTTFIQKLPGARKHYSRYLPLMPLAIEQLDLYGYDLIISSSHAVAKGVLCGPDQLHISYVHSPIRYAWDLQHQYLQESGLSKGIKGGLARLVLHYIRLWDQRTSTGVDAFIANSGFIGARISKAYRRDSTVIYPPVDTLGFTAQGTRGDFYLCASRMVPYKRMPMIVEAFAAMPDKRLIMIGDGPDLAKAQAIASQVSNVTLLGFQPGNVLLEHMRSARAFVFAAEEDFGISPVEAQACGTPVIAFAKGGVMETVRGLDHPQPTGVFYRQQTVASLIAAIGEFEAAQSRISPEACRANAERFSVARFEQEIKAFVEDRLALSSRVHLARLPQSQCAAQTSPGPGSELPGRVVSLKTV; from the coding sequence ATGAGAATTGCTATCGTCCACGACTGGCTGGTGAGCTACGCCGGCGCCGAGCGCGTGCTCGCGTCATTGATCAACGTCTGGCCCGCTGCGGACCTGTTTGCGGTCATCGACTTCCTCAGCGATCAGGACCGCGCGCACCTGCATGGCAAGGTCGCCAGAACGACGTTCATCCAGAAGCTGCCCGGTGCCCGCAAACACTATTCGCGCTACCTGCCACTGATGCCGCTGGCCATCGAGCAACTGGATCTGTACGGCTATGACCTGATCATCAGCAGCAGCCACGCAGTGGCCAAGGGCGTGCTGTGCGGCCCGGACCAATTGCACATCAGCTATGTGCACTCGCCGATCCGCTATGCCTGGGACTTGCAGCATCAGTACCTTCAGGAGTCAGGGCTGAGCAAGGGAATCAAGGGTGGCCTGGCACGCCTGGTCCTGCATTACATTCGCTTGTGGGACCAGCGCACGTCGACCGGCGTGGATGCCTTCATTGCCAATTCCGGGTTTATCGGTGCGCGCATCAGCAAGGCCTATCGACGCGACTCCACCGTCATCTACCCGCCGGTGGACACGCTCGGCTTCACCGCACAGGGCACACGTGGGGACTTCTACCTCTGCGCCTCGCGAATGGTGCCTTACAAACGCATGCCGATGATTGTCGAGGCCTTCGCCGCGATGCCTGACAAACGCCTGATCATGATCGGCGACGGACCGGACCTGGCCAAGGCACAGGCCATTGCCAGCCAGGTGAGCAACGTGACGCTGCTGGGTTTTCAGCCAGGTAACGTGCTGCTCGAGCACATGCGCAGTGCCAGGGCGTTTGTCTTCGCCGCCGAGGAAGATTTCGGCATCAGCCCGGTCGAGGCCCAGGCCTGCGGCACGCCGGTCATCGCCTTCGCCAAGGGCGGCGTCATGGAAACCGTGCGCGGTCTGGATCACCCGCAGCCGACCGGCGTGTTCTACCGACAGCAAACAGTCGCATCACTGATTGCCGCCATCGGCGAATTCGAAGCGGCGCAATCACGCATCTCTCCCGAGGCCTGCCGGGCCAATGCCGAGCGGTTTTCGGTCGCGCGCTTCGAGCAGGAGATCAAAGCCTTCGTCGAGGACCGTCTGGCCCTCTCAAGCAGGGTTCATCTGGCGCGCCTGCCTCAATCGCAATGTGCCGCCCAGACATCTCCCGGGCCTGGCAGTGAACTGCCTGGCCGTGTCGTCTCCCTGAAAACCGTCTGA
- a CDS encoding glycosyltransferase family 4 protein has protein sequence MIFINARFLTQDISGVQRYAEQMCRALKRLRDDLVFVAPHNIRLHDCASALEAHCIGRSTGHVWEQIDLPLYLKRRGSPLLISISNTGPMLYGNQIATHHDINYVRYPQSYTRLFRLAYRTITPILLSRARTLITGSHFSRREISSFYGYAEDKVLVVPAAVSDDFIPGPTAVNRPNYLLAVSSPAVHKNFRRMIQAFLSLRGHPDLQLHIVGAASALFADPNLQHIACRDPRIRFLGRLSDAELIAQYQGATAFVFPSLYEGFGIPPLEAQACGCPVLAANAASIPEVLQASALYFDPLDVSHMAAAMQRILLDAPLRNALRVQGLQNVQRFSWELSAQRLSQHIDTLLASDPAQQSRLNIATESSTGKP, from the coding sequence ATGATTTTCATCAATGCACGGTTTCTTACCCAGGACATCAGTGGTGTACAGCGCTACGCAGAGCAGATGTGCCGAGCGCTGAAGCGACTGCGCGACGATCTGGTATTCGTTGCCCCGCATAACATCAGACTGCATGACTGCGCCAGCGCATTGGAGGCGCACTGCATCGGGCGCTCCACCGGGCATGTGTGGGAACAGATCGACCTGCCGCTGTACCTGAAACGTCGGGGCAGTCCGTTGCTGATCTCGATCAGCAACACCGGGCCCATGCTGTATGGCAACCAGATTGCGACTCACCACGACATCAACTATGTGCGCTACCCGCAAAGTTACACCCGGTTGTTCCGGCTGGCCTATCGGACCATCACCCCGATCCTGCTGTCGCGCGCCAGAACGCTGATCACCGGCAGTCACTTCTCGCGCAGAGAAATATCCTCGTTCTATGGTTACGCAGAAGACAAAGTGCTCGTCGTACCGGCTGCGGTCAGCGACGATTTCATCCCGGGGCCGACCGCTGTGAATCGTCCGAACTACCTGCTGGCCGTGTCCTCGCCGGCCGTACACAAGAATTTCAGACGCATGATTCAGGCCTTTCTCAGCCTGCGTGGCCACCCGGATCTGCAGTTGCATATTGTCGGCGCAGCCAGCGCGCTGTTTGCCGACCCGAACCTGCAACACATCGCCTGTCGTGACCCGCGTATCCGTTTTCTGGGTCGCCTCAGTGATGCCGAGCTGATCGCGCAGTACCAGGGCGCGACTGCGTTCGTCTTCCCTTCGCTTTACGAGGGCTTCGGCATCCCGCCACTCGAAGCCCAGGCCTGCGGCTGCCCGGTGCTGGCGGCCAATGCCGCGTCGATCCCGGAAGTTCTGCAGGCCAGTGCGCTGTATTTCGACCCGCTGGACGTCAGCCACATGGCCGCAGCCATGCAGCGCATTCTGCTGGATGCGCCCTTGCGCAACGCGCTGCGTGTCCAGGGCCTGCAAAACGTGCAGCGTTTTTCCTGGGAGCTTTCCGCACAGCGTCTTTCCCAGCACATCGATACGTTGCTGGCGTCCGACCCCGCGCAGCAAAGCAGACTGAACATCGCTACCGAATCATCCACCGGCAAACCCTGA
- a CDS encoding undecaprenyl-phosphate glucose phosphotransferase: MRTSVRGILRAHQSALSLAHRLLDLTVIVLIGYWQTGLTVTDSTEAWSHIFLAVLVFHWVSEYHQLYGSWRGERILRELTKVFSYWAMTFITLLSLNSLLLNQTQLPDNGQMSWFALALAVLCGYRLLIRLALHTLRRRGFNTRRVAIVGTGQVGERLARSIALAPWMGLILLGFYDAHPQQMNLQAHKRRPPVLGDLQQLIEDARAGRIDKVYITLAFSAEPQLRELITGLSDTTASVYLIPDVFMFDLLHARSESINGLASISIFDSPMDGAWSLAKRAEDIVLSSLILLLIAVPLLTIAAAIKLTSAGPVLFRQRRYGLDGRSIMVWKFRSMSVQENTDVVLQATRNDARVTPLGRFLRRTSLDELPQFFNVLHGDMSIVGPRPHAIAHNEQYRRQVSGYMLRHKVKPGITGWAQINGWRGETDTLDKMRMRVEFDLEYIEHWSIWLDLKIILLTLLKGFVNKNAF, encoded by the coding sequence ATGCGTACTTCAGTTCGCGGCATTCTGCGTGCCCACCAGTCAGCGCTTTCGCTCGCCCATCGCTTGCTGGACCTGACCGTCATTGTGCTGATCGGTTACTGGCAAACCGGGCTGACGGTCACCGACAGCACAGAGGCCTGGTCGCACATTTTCCTCGCGGTGCTGGTCTTTCACTGGGTCAGCGAGTACCACCAGTTGTATGGCTCATGGCGCGGCGAGCGCATCCTGCGCGAGCTGACCAAGGTCTTCAGTTACTGGGCGATGACCTTCATCACCCTGCTGTCGCTGAACAGCCTGCTGCTCAACCAGACGCAATTGCCCGATAACGGCCAGATGAGCTGGTTCGCGCTGGCCCTCGCCGTGCTGTGCGGCTACCGGCTGCTGATTCGCCTAGCCCTGCACACCCTGCGTCGGCGCGGCTTCAATACGCGCCGGGTGGCGATCGTCGGCACCGGGCAGGTCGGCGAGCGGCTGGCCCGGTCCATCGCCCTGGCGCCCTGGATGGGCCTGATCCTGCTGGGCTTTTACGACGCGCATCCGCAGCAGATGAATCTGCAGGCGCACAAGCGCCGACCGCCCGTACTGGGTGACCTGCAGCAGTTGATCGAAGATGCCCGCGCTGGCCGGATCGACAAGGTGTACATCACCCTCGCCTTCAGCGCAGAACCGCAACTGCGCGAGTTGATTACGGGCCTGAGCGACACCACCGCCTCGGTGTACCTGATTCCGGATGTGTTCATGTTCGACCTGCTGCACGCGCGCAGTGAAAGCATCAACGGCCTGGCCAGCATCAGCATTTTCGACTCGCCCATGGACGGTGCCTGGAGCCTGGCCAAACGTGCCGAAGACATCGTGCTGTCGAGCCTGATTCTGTTGCTGATCGCCGTGCCCCTGCTGACCATTGCGGCAGCCATCAAGCTTACCTCGGCCGGCCCGGTGCTGTTCCGCCAACGTCGCTACGGGCTGGACGGCCGCTCGATCATGGTCTGGAAATTTCGCAGCATGAGCGTCCAGGAAAACACCGATGTGGTGCTTCAGGCGACGCGCAACGACGCGCGGGTAACACCGCTGGGCCGCTTTTTGCGCCGGACGTCGCTGGATGAGCTGCCGCAGTTCTTCAACGTGCTGCACGGCGACATGTCCATCGTTGGCCCACGCCCCCACGCCATTGCCCACAACGAGCAATACCGCAGACAGGTCAGCGGCTACATGTTGCGCCACAAGGTCAAGCCCGGCATCACCGGCTGGGCGCAGATCAACGGCTGGCGCGGCGAAACCGACACGCTGGACAAGATGCGCATGCGCGTCGAGTTCGACCTGGAATACATCGAGCACTGGTCGATCTGGCTGGACCTGAAAATCATTCTGCTGACGCTGCTCAAGGGGTTCGTCAACAAGAACGCCTTCTGA